A region of Nostoc sp. 'Peltigera membranacea cyanobiont' N6 DNA encodes the following proteins:
- a CDS encoding DUF416 family protein: MNLKYGEFDILERELEALLPMHRVAFGAACCERLYPHYDIYLRAAREDDWDGEDLFRVALDEIWEFLAGKKVDVARFRQLYSDSDQSYPDYENVDTPEAQTAAGAILNTLELCLDPSVQQTILVVKKIDDTLFMYIDYLCQCEDEYSPDISHEELVEIVANHPFTVREMAKQSEDLQRLRETPTLTPEFLQWLRTSSENGGKSLLDLS, translated from the coding sequence ATGAATTTAAAGTACGGTGAATTCGATATATTGGAGCGAGAACTAGAAGCTCTTCTGCCTATGCATCGAGTTGCCTTTGGTGCGGCTTGTTGCGAGAGATTGTATCCACACTATGATATTTACTTGCGAGCAGCTAGAGAAGATGATTGGGATGGAGAAGATTTATTTAGAGTAGCACTCGATGAAATCTGGGAATTTTTGGCAGGAAAAAAGGTTGATGTGGCAAGATTTCGTCAACTTTATTCTGATTCCGACCAAAGCTACCCCGACTATGAAAACGTAGACACTCCAGAAGCACAGACAGCCGCAGGTGCAATTCTTAATACTTTAGAACTTTGTTTAGATCCAAGCGTACAACAGACTATTTTAGTAGTAAAAAAAATAGACGATACTCTTTTCATGTATATAGATTATTTATGCCAGTGTGAAGACGAATACTCGCCAGACATTTCCCACGAAGAGCTAGTAGAAATAGTTGCCAACCATCCGTTTACAGTACGAGAAATGGCAAAACAAAGCGAAGATTTGCAGCGCTTGCGAGAAACTCCCACCTTAACTCCTGAGTTTTTACAATGGCTGCGTACTTCTTCTGAAAATGGTGGTAAAAGTCTGCTAGATTTAAGTTGA
- a CDS encoding type II toxin-antitoxin system VapC family toxin gives MIQESALLCDGVTARWKRSQIENNENLLSTASVWEMAIKHSIGKLNFGLAFNEFIEQQIIRNGIELLPITIDHITVVATLPLHHRDPFDRILIAQSIVENIPLLSADKIFDAYPIRRMW, from the coding sequence GTGATCCAAGAATCAGCGTTACTTTGCGATGGCGTAACCGCCCGCTGGAAGCGATCGCAGATTGAAAATAATGAAAATCTACTGAGTACTGCTAGCGTTTGGGAAATGGCAATCAAGCACAGCATTGGTAAACTCAACTTTGGTCTGGCTTTTAACGAGTTTATCGAACAGCAAATAATTAGGAATGGTATCGAATTACTGCCAATTACTATAGACCATATTACTGTTGTTGCTACACTACCTTTACATCATCGTGACCCATTCGACCGAATTTTAATTGCACAATCAATAGTGGAAAATATACCTTTACTGAGTGCCGATAAAATTTTTGATGCATATCCAATAAGACGTATGTGGTAG
- a CDS encoding ribulose bisphosphate carboxylase small subunit: MGYYIAPRFLDKLAVHITKNFLKLPGVRVPVILGIHGRKGEGKTFQCQLVFEKMGIEVTNISGGELESPDAGDPARLIRLRYRETAELIKVRGKMCVLMINDLDAGAGRFDEGTQYTVNTQLVNATLMNIADNPTDVQLPGSYDSTPLNRVPIIVTGNDFSTLYAPLIRDGRMEKFYWEPDRDDKVGIVKGIFEQDGLSQKEVEQLVDTFVNQSIDFFSALRSRIYDEQIRNYIHKVGFERVSLSVVNSTEGPPEFKKPDFRLSHLIESGNFLVGEQKRVENSHLVDDYNRLNRGRNSQSAPPAAVKPINQPSSNGATQEAKTNGFQKQEAFSSHLTLDTQAQIRQLLSQGYKISIEHVDERRFRMGSWQTCVHSHIDAESDAISNLEATLAEYSGEYVRLVGIDPKAKRRVVETIIQRPDGKN, translated from the coding sequence ATGGGTTACTACATCGCTCCCCGCTTTCTGGACAAACTGGCTGTTCACATCACTAAAAATTTCTTGAAACTTCCTGGCGTGCGAGTCCCGGTGATTTTGGGTATTCACGGACGCAAAGGTGAAGGCAAAACTTTTCAATGTCAATTAGTCTTCGAGAAAATGGGTATCGAAGTGACTAATATCTCTGGCGGCGAATTGGAAAGTCCAGATGCGGGAGATCCGGCGCGGTTGATTCGGCTGCGCTATCGGGAAACAGCAGAACTGATCAAAGTACGCGGCAAAATGTGCGTACTGATGATTAATGATTTAGATGCGGGGGCTGGACGCTTTGATGAAGGTACTCAATATACTGTAAATACGCAGTTGGTGAATGCCACACTGATGAATATTGCTGATAATCCCACAGATGTGCAGTTGCCTGGAAGCTATGATTCCACGCCTTTAAATCGTGTGCCGATTATTGTCACAGGTAATGATTTTTCTACTCTCTATGCACCGTTAATTCGGGATGGACGGATGGAGAAATTTTACTGGGAGCCAGACAGAGACGACAAAGTGGGAATTGTCAAAGGTATTTTTGAACAGGATGGACTGTCACAGAAAGAAGTTGAACAGCTAGTTGATACTTTTGTCAATCAGTCAATTGACTTTTTTAGCGCTTTGCGATCGCGCATTTATGACGAACAAATCCGCAACTACATCCATAAAGTCGGTTTTGAGCGGGTATCTTTGAGTGTGGTTAACAGCACTGAAGGGCCACCAGAATTTAAAAAGCCAGATTTCAGACTGTCTCACTTAATCGAGTCTGGTAACTTCCTGGTTGGCGAACAAAAACGGGTGGAAAATTCCCATTTGGTGGATGATTACAATCGACTCAATCGGGGTAGAAATTCTCAATCTGCACCACCTGCTGCTGTAAAACCAATTAATCAGCCTTCAAGCAATGGTGCAACTCAAGAAGCAAAAACTAATGGATTCCAGAAACAGGAAGCATTTAGTAGCCATTTAACCCTAGATACACAAGCTCAAATTAGGCAATTATTGTCTCAAGGTTACAAAATTAGCATTGAACACGTAGATGAGCGCCGCTTCCGCATGGGTTCTTGGCAAACTTGTGTTCATAGCCACATAGATGCAGAGTCTGATGCAATATCAAATTTGGAAGCAACTCTGGCAGAATATAGCGGTGAATATGTGCGGTTGGTAGGTATCGATCCAAAAGCCAAGCGGCGGGTGGTAGAGACGATTATTCAGCGTCCAGATGGGAAAAATTAG
- a CDS encoding DUF416 family protein, translated as MNLKYGQLDILEQELETLLPMHRIAFAAACCEKLYPHYDILLRIVREEGWDGEDLFRIALDEIWQFLAGKKVDVTRFRQLHFDCDQSYPSDYENVDTPEGQRAAGAILYTLELCLAPSVQQTISVAEEIHETLFEYIDYLRCESEDEYSEDISHEELVEIVSNHPFTVREMAKQSEDLQHLQETPTLTTEFLQRLRTSSENGGKSLLDLS; from the coding sequence ATGAATCTAAAGTACGGTCAATTAGATATATTGGAGCAAGAACTGGAAACGCTTCTACCTATGCATCGAATAGCATTTGCGGCAGCTTGTTGCGAGAAATTGTATCCACACTATGATATTTTATTGCGAATAGTTAGAGAAGAAGGCTGGGATGGAGAAGATTTATTTAGAATAGCACTCGATGAAATCTGGCAATTTTTGGCAGGAAAAAAGGTTGATGTGACAAGATTTCGTCAACTGCATTTTGATTGCGACCAAAGCTACCCCAGTGATTATGAAAACGTAGACACTCCAGAAGGACAGAGAGCCGCAGGTGCAATTCTCTATACTTTAGAACTTTGTTTAGCTCCAAGCGTACAACAGACCATTTCAGTAGCAGAAGAAATACATGAAACTCTTTTTGAGTATATAGATTATTTAAGATGCGAGTCTGAAGACGAATACTCGGAAGACATTTCCCACGAAGAACTAGTAGAAATAGTTTCCAACCATCCGTTTACAGTACGAGAAATGGCAAAACAAAGCGAAGACTTGCAGCACTTACAAGAAACTCCCACCTTAACTACTGAGTTTTTGCAGAGGCTGCGTACTTCTTCTGAAAATGGTGGTAAAAGTCTACTAGATTTAAGTTGA
- a CDS encoding leucine zipper domain-containing protein, producing the protein MTVEEIADTLTELFGTSAVSAIEPGSWQIDTSTFRLLVLLSEDNTWLRVLLPIVSVEEGQPFLGQFLEANFDDTQEVRYALYEGVIWGVFQHNSGTLVSADLSNAINRLVSLYQARLNNVFNRLIESRIRQIIQAAKQQGQSLQATMQSLERFYAEGFMGEINQSSEAREEVLAAWRHQLERLWNEG; encoded by the coding sequence ATGACAGTTGAAGAAATTGCGGATACGTTAACAGAATTATTTGGCACATCGGCTGTTAGTGCGATCGAGCCAGGATCGTGGCAAATAGACACTTCAACTTTTCGGCTGTTGGTGCTACTTTCCGAAGATAATACTTGGCTACGAGTTTTACTGCCTATTGTATCCGTAGAAGAAGGGCAACCATTTTTAGGACAGTTCCTAGAAGCTAACTTTGATGACACTCAAGAAGTACGTTACGCTTTGTATGAAGGAGTAATTTGGGGGGTATTTCAACATAATAGTGGTACTTTAGTGAGTGCAGATTTGTCCAATGCAATCAACCGACTTGTATCTCTCTATCAGGCTAGATTAAATAATGTTTTTAATCGACTAATTGAAAGCCGCATCCGGCAAATTATTCAGGCAGCAAAACAGCAAGGACAATCTCTCCAAGCTACTATGCAAAGCTTAGAACGCTTTTATGCAGAAGGGTTTATGGGTGAAATCAATCAAAGTTCGGAGGCGCGAGAAGAAGTTCTAGCTGCTTGGCGGCATCAGTTAGAACGCTTATGGAATGAAGGTTGA
- a CDS encoding helix-hairpin-helix domain-containing protein: protein MKGATKEPQENAASNLDTAKIKWFRHHLSIWGTQNLRDFPWRQTCDSYAILVAENLLQKTDAATVVPIYKAFLFKYPTLENLAKASIDELSELLVPLGLYFRAERLYQCARIILEQYGGKIPDSEKQLLELPGIGKYTARAICSQAFSQPLAVLDTNVARILERFFGLQGERVKSRCKILWGAAEIIAPNKEVGKWNLTLLDFGAMVCRAKNPLCNDCPLSAKCNYVQTQRT, encoded by the coding sequence GTGAAGGGTGCGACTAAAGAACCTCAAGAAAACGCAGCGTCAAATTTGGATACTGCAAAAATTAAATGGTTTCGCCACCATCTCTCTATATGGGGAACGCAAAACTTACGCGATTTTCCTTGGCGGCAGACTTGCGATTCTTACGCAATTCTCGTTGCAGAAAATCTGTTGCAAAAAACAGACGCAGCTACAGTTGTTCCTATTTACAAAGCATTTCTTTTTAAATATCCTACGCTCGAAAACTTAGCCAAGGCAAGCATTGATGAATTGAGCGAATTGCTCGTACCTTTAGGTCTTTACTTCCGAGCAGAAAGACTGTACCAGTGCGCTCGCATCATCTTAGAGCAGTATGGAGGAAAAATTCCCGATTCAGAAAAGCAGTTGCTTGAATTACCTGGAATTGGTAAATATACAGCTCGCGCTATTTGTTCTCAAGCCTTCAGTCAACCGCTAGCCGTACTCGATACTAACGTAGCTCGCATCCTCGAACGCTTCTTTGGCTTGCAAGGAGAAAGAGTGAAATCGCGCTGTAAAATTCTTTGGGGTGCGGCAGAAATAATTGCTCCTAATAAAGAAGTTGGCAAATGGAATCTAACCTTGCTAGACTTTGGAGCGATGGTTTGCAGGGCAAAAAATCCTCTTTGTAATGATTGCCCTCTCTCAGCAAAGTGCAATTATGTCCAAACGCAACGTACCTAA
- a CDS encoding HupE/UreJ family protein, with the protein MFKTKLSESRAWGELKTSKFMDRHIGAIAALILISLLSSLSGTPLNHTITNCWEGFVWGLADPVIGLDCLVGIIAIGLLSSMFVRGAAIAGCFVLAAILGIVIHLFQLNLPGIEIAIAISTIVFGTMLMMPNQPNFVVLALMGISAGLFQGYTVAESIIGSGTIPLIAYIVGMTLTLFAVAMSAREIGVAMGMGEINRTLPWKISIAGFALCAIGIVFLSNSTI; encoded by the coding sequence ATGTTCAAGACTAAATTATCAGAATCGCGTGCTTGGGGGGAACTTAAGACCTCAAAGTTCATGGATCGCCATATTGGAGCGATCGCAGCTTTAATTTTAATTAGCTTACTGAGTTCATTAAGTGGAACACCACTTAACCATACCATCACTAACTGCTGGGAAGGCTTTGTCTGGGGATTAGCAGATCCAGTAATTGGTTTGGATTGTTTAGTGGGTATTATTGCTATTGGCTTACTATCATCTATGTTTGTTCGTGGCGCTGCGATCGCTGGATGTTTTGTCTTAGCAGCAATCTTGGGCATTGTAATTCATCTATTCCAGCTAAATTTACCAGGCATAGAAATAGCGATCGCCATTTCTACCATCGTTTTTGGTACTATGCTGATGATGCCAAATCAACCAAATTTTGTGGTACTTGCTCTCATGGGCATCAGTGCTGGTTTATTTCAAGGTTACACTGTTGCTGAATCTATTATTGGGTCAGGAACGATACCACTAATAGCCTATATAGTAGGTATGACCTTAACTCTGTTTGCGGTTGCCATGAGTGCCAGAGAAATTGGTGTTGCAATGGGTATGGGAGAAATAAATCGAACTTTACCCTGGAAAATTAGCATTGCTGGCTTCGCTTTGTGTGCGATCGGTATCGTGTTTTTGAGCAATTCAACGATCTAA
- a CDS encoding GDSL-type esterase/lipase family protein, giving the protein MLQEVRICFVGDSFVNGTGDQEFLGWTGRICVNANKKGYDITYYNLGIRRDTSTDIANRWLQEVSLRLPKEYDGRVVFSFGLNDTTLENGKTRVDLADSLKNAYEILREAQKLYPVLMVGPAAYVEQEDPQRKQRTIDLSNQYALICKGLNVPYLDVFPILEKSNIWINEARANDGVHPKAGGYAEFAQIVENWDAWLNWFPLNLIDNSKLG; this is encoded by the coding sequence ATGCTACAAGAGGTAAGAATTTGTTTTGTTGGTGACTCCTTTGTTAACGGCACTGGCGATCAAGAATTTCTTGGTTGGACAGGGAGAATATGTGTTAATGCTAATAAAAAAGGTTATGACATTACCTACTATAATTTAGGAATTAGGCGTGATACTAGTACTGATATAGCAAACCGTTGGTTACAAGAAGTATCACTGCGATTACCCAAAGAATATGATGGCAGAGTTGTGTTTTCTTTTGGATTGAATGACACAACATTAGAAAATGGTAAAACTCGTGTGGATTTGGCAGATTCACTCAAAAATGCCTATGAAATTTTAAGGGAAGCTCAAAAGTTATATCCTGTTTTGATGGTTGGCCCAGCAGCATACGTAGAACAAGAAGATCCTCAAAGAAAGCAGAGAACTATAGATTTATCCAACCAATATGCTTTGATTTGTAAAGGATTAAATGTACCTTATTTAGACGTTTTTCCGATATTAGAAAAATCAAATATCTGGATTAATGAAGCAAGAGCTAATGATGGTGTTCATCCAAAAGCAGGCGGTTATGCAGAATTTGCCCAAATCGTGGAGAATTGGGACGCTTGGTTAAATTGGTTTCCTCTGAACTTAATTGATAATTCAAAGTTAGGATAG
- a CDS encoding endonuclease — MKFIKFQLLSVALIFFVWISPLHASPIAQLPTSLLPVSQQETTSLKNSQDVLTVATFNVENLDPKDRRFDNIAKIIGNNLNAPDVISLVEVQDNNGPVDDDVVDANETYQKLIAALKNIGSPAYNFVEIAPSDDQDGGEPGGNIRVGLLFQPSRVTLAKLPRKGGSLDAVAITQGANGLDLSLNPGRIDPTNSAFEASRKPLATEFIFNGQKVFIIANHFVSKKGGSPTDVKRVKQAEIVNEFVGQILEADQQAKVIVLGDLNDLPDSLPLKALEGNILENLTDSLPASDRFTFKFKGNPQLIDHLLVSENLSRLAQPKIDIVHVNVGFTKPVSDHDPVIAAFTLPANQSNDTIPPVVQPTPTPVSDSAIILPQLSKVALVEELAKEYAPSKTLNYDRAKDEMFGIIDNQAGIVTDIYANYQIRLNGNGDPSQEADKLGLNTEHVWPQSKGAENGNAKSDLHHLFPAREDINSERGNKPFDDIADTKTKKWYRNDTVQSTIPTSAIDEFSESASAKFEPREKVKGDIARAVFYFYTIYRNQAEKVDRNYFQNQRQTLCKWNQQDPPDITEIERSGAIAKFQGNDNPFVLDVTLAERAYCNS, encoded by the coding sequence ATGAAATTCATCAAATTTCAACTACTTAGTGTTGCTCTCATCTTCTTTGTATGGATTAGTCCACTACACGCTAGTCCAATAGCTCAATTGCCAACTTCTTTACTTCCAGTTTCACAACAGGAAACAACATCTCTGAAAAATTCACAGGATGTATTGACTGTTGCAACTTTTAATGTCGAGAATTTAGACCCAAAAGATCGACGCTTTGATAATATTGCCAAAATTATTGGCAATAATTTGAACGCACCAGATGTCATCAGTTTGGTTGAAGTTCAAGATAACAATGGGCCAGTTGATGATGACGTTGTGGATGCAAATGAGACTTACCAAAAACTGATTGCTGCGCTCAAAAATATCGGTAGTCCAGCATACAATTTTGTTGAGATTGCGCCCAGCGATGACCAAGATGGTGGAGAACCTGGAGGCAATATCCGTGTCGGTTTATTATTTCAACCCAGCCGAGTAACTCTAGCAAAACTGCCTAGAAAAGGCGGTTCATTAGATGCTGTGGCTATTACTCAAGGTGCAAATGGTCTTGACCTTTCGCTCAATCCAGGTCGGATTGACCCTACCAATAGTGCTTTCGAGGCAAGCCGTAAACCACTGGCGACAGAATTTATATTTAACGGTCAAAAAGTGTTTATCATTGCTAATCACTTTGTTTCTAAAAAGGGAGGTTCGCCTACCGATGTGAAACGAGTCAAACAAGCCGAAATCGTTAATGAATTCGTAGGACAAATACTAGAAGCTGACCAGCAAGCGAAAGTAATTGTACTGGGTGACTTAAACGATTTACCAGATTCTCTACCTCTGAAGGCATTGGAGGGTAACATTCTGGAGAATCTGACAGATAGTTTACCTGCTAGCGATCGCTTCACTTTCAAATTCAAGGGAAATCCTCAACTCATTGACCATTTGCTGGTCAGTGAAAATCTTTCTCGTCTTGCTCAACCGAAAATTGATATTGTGCATGTCAACGTTGGCTTTACTAAGCCTGTCAGCGACCACGATCCTGTGATTGCAGCATTTACATTACCTGCGAACCAGTCCAATGACACAATTCCTCCTGTTGTTCAACCTACTCCCACTCCCGTAAGTGATTCGGCAATTATATTGCCTCAATTATCGAAAGTCGCTTTAGTTGAAGAACTAGCTAAGGAGTATGCACCCAGCAAAACTTTGAACTACGATCGCGCAAAAGACGAAATGTTTGGCATTATTGACAACCAAGCAGGTATTGTGACAGATATCTATGCTAATTACCAAATTCGTCTAAATGGTAATGGCGATCCTAGTCAGGAAGCTGACAAGTTAGGACTGAATACCGAACACGTTTGGCCACAAAGTAAAGGGGCTGAAAACGGTAATGCCAAAAGTGACCTGCACCATCTATTTCCGGCACGCGAAGATATTAATAGCGAGCGAGGAAATAAACCCTTCGACGATATAGCCGACACCAAGACTAAAAAATGGTATCGAAATGATACTGTTCAATCTACAATTCCTACAAGTGCAATTGACGAGTTTAGCGAATCGGCATCTGCTAAATTTGAACCTAGAGAGAAGGTAAAAGGGGATATAGCTAGGGCAGTTTTCTACTTTTACACTATTTATCGGAATCAGGCTGAGAAAGTAGACCGAAATTACTTTCAAAATCAGCGTCAGACTTTGTGTAAATGGAATCAGCAAGACCCACCTGATATTACTGAAATAGAACGCAGTGGTGCGATCGCTAAATTTCAAGGTAATGACAATCCATTTGTGCTAGATGTCACATTAGCAGAACGCGCATACTGTAATTCTTAA
- the rcbX gene encoding RuBisCO chaperone RbcX — MNLKQIAKDTAKTLQSYLTYQALRTVLAQLGETNPPLELWLHNFSSGKIQNGESFIEQLLREKPDLALRIMTVREHIAEEITEFLPEMVRTGIQQSNMEQRRQHLERITRIDTSNPSLQPEQQATSDPNLDNLSN, encoded by the coding sequence ATGAATCTTAAGCAAATTGCGAAGGACACAGCCAAAACTCTCCAAAGCTATCTGACTTATCAGGCTCTAAGGACAGTATTGGCACAGCTAGGCGAAACGAATCCGCCATTAGAACTTTGGTTGCATAACTTTTCGTCTGGCAAAATTCAAAATGGTGAGTCATTCATTGAGCAACTGCTGAGAGAAAAACCAGATTTGGCTTTGCGAATCATGACTGTCAGAGAACACATTGCGGAAGAAATAACGGAATTTTTACCGGAAATGGTTCGCACTGGCATTCAGCAAAGCAACATGGAACAGCGTCGCCAGCATTTAGAACGCATCACACGAATAGACACATCTAACCCCAGTCTGCAACCAGAACAGCAAGCAACTTCAGATCCGAATTTGGATAACTTATCCAATTAG
- a CDS encoding ribulose bisphosphate carboxylase small subunit, translated as MQTLPKERRYETLSYLPPLTDAQIAKQIQYILNQGYIPAIEFNETSEPTELYWTMWKLPLFGAKSTQEVLSEVQGCRSQFSTSYIRVVGFDNIKQCQILSFLVHKPNKANRY; from the coding sequence ATGCAAACTTTACCAAAAGAGCGTCGTTACGAAACCCTTTCTTATCTGCCACCCCTGACTGATGCTCAAATTGCCAAGCAGATCCAGTACATTTTGAATCAAGGTTACATTCCAGCGATCGAGTTCAATGAAACTTCTGAGCCAACAGAATTATATTGGACAATGTGGAAGTTGCCTTTGTTCGGTGCTAAATCTACTCAAGAAGTATTGAGCGAAGTTCAAGGATGCCGTTCTCAATTCAGCACCAGCTATATCCGTGTTGTAGGTTTTGATAACATCAAGCAGTGCCAAATTCTCAGCTTTCTTGTTCACAAACCCAACAAAGCTAACAGATACTAA
- a CDS encoding DUF2358 domain-containing protein translates to MDIIEILKEDYQRFPINQTYTIYAPDVYFQDPLNKFRGVKRYKEMINFIQSWFLDPKMDLHNIQRLGDTIKTEWTLSWNTPLPWKPRISIPGRSELGLNSDGLIVSHVDYWNCSRLDVLKQHLSAEKI, encoded by the coding sequence ATGGATATCATTGAAATCCTCAAAGAAGACTATCAACGATTCCCAATCAATCAAACTTATACTATTTACGCTCCAGACGTTTATTTTCAAGATCCATTGAATAAATTCCGTGGTGTTAAACGTTATAAAGAAATGATTAATTTTATCCAAAGTTGGTTTTTAGATCCCAAGATGGACTTACATAATATTCAACGTTTAGGAGACACAATAAAAACTGAGTGGACACTCAGTTGGAATACTCCTCTTCCCTGGAAGCCACGAATTTCTATTCCTGGTAGGAGTGAATTAGGTCTTAACTCTGATGGTTTGATTGTCTCTCACGTCGATTATTGGAATTGTTCGCGTTTAGATGTATTAAAGCAGCATTTATCTGCTGAAAAAATCTAA
- a CDS encoding form I ribulose bisphosphate carboxylase large subunit encodes MSYAQTKTQSKSGYKAGVQDYRLTYYTPDYTPKDTDLLAAFRMTPQPGVPPEEAGAAVAAESSTGTWTTVWTDLLTDLDRYKGRCYDIEPVPGEDNQYICYVAYPLDLFEEGSVTNVLTSIVGNVFGFKALRALRLEDIRFPVAYIKTFQGPPHGIQVERDKLNKYGRPLLGCTIKPKLGLSAKNYGRAVYECLRGGLDFTKDDENINSAPFQRWRDRFLFVAEAINKAQAETGEIKGHYLNVTAPTCEQMLQRAEYAKELKMPIIMHDYLTAGFTANTTLSRWCRDNGILLHIHRAMHAVIDRQKNHGIHFRVLAKALRLSGGDHIHTGTVVGKLEGERGITMGFVDLLRENYIEQDKSRGIYFTQDWASLPGVMAVASGGIHVWHMPALVEIFGDDSVLQFGGGTLGHPWGNAPGATANRVALEAVVQARNEGRNLAREGNDIIREAAKWSPELAVACELWKEIKFEFEAMDTV; translated from the coding sequence ATGTCTTACGCTCAAACGAAGACTCAGAGCAAATCTGGGTATAAAGCCGGGGTTCAAGATTACAGACTAACTTATTACACACCCGATTACACACCAAAAGATACCGATCTTCTAGCTGCGTTCCGTATGACACCTCAGCCTGGTGTTCCTCCCGAAGAAGCAGGTGCGGCTGTAGCGGCTGAGTCTTCCACAGGTACTTGGACAACTGTGTGGACAGACTTGCTCACCGACCTCGATCGCTACAAAGGTCGTTGCTATGACATCGAACCAGTTCCCGGCGAAGACAACCAGTACATTTGTTACGTTGCCTATCCTTTGGACTTGTTTGAAGAAGGTTCTGTAACCAACGTATTGACCTCAATTGTCGGTAACGTATTTGGTTTCAAAGCTCTGCGGGCACTGCGTCTAGAAGACATCCGTTTCCCAGTAGCTTACATCAAGACCTTCCAAGGGCCTCCTCACGGTATTCAAGTTGAGCGCGACAAGTTAAACAAATACGGTCGTCCTTTGCTGGGTTGTACCATTAAGCCCAAATTGGGTCTTTCCGCTAAGAACTACGGACGCGCTGTATATGAGTGCTTACGCGGTGGTTTGGACTTCACCAAAGACGACGAAAACATCAACTCCGCACCATTCCAAAGATGGCGCGATCGCTTTTTGTTCGTAGCTGAAGCTATCAACAAAGCTCAAGCAGAAACCGGTGAAATCAAAGGTCACTACCTAAACGTCACCGCTCCCACCTGCGAACAAATGTTGCAACGGGCTGAGTACGCTAAAGAACTCAAAATGCCCATCATCATGCATGACTACCTCACCGCAGGTTTCACCGCTAACACCACATTGTCTCGTTGGTGCCGCGATAACGGTATCTTGCTACACATTCACCGGGCGATGCACGCTGTAATCGACCGTCAAAAGAACCACGGTATCCACTTCCGTGTATTGGCTAAAGCCCTACGTTTGTCTGGTGGCGATCACATCCACACTGGTACAGTAGTTGGTAAGTTGGAAGGTGAGCGCGGCATCACAATGGGCTTCGTTGACCTGTTGCGTGAAAACTACATTGAGCAAGACAAGTCTCGTGGTATCTACTTTACCCAAGACTGGGCTTCTCTACCTGGTGTAATGGCAGTTGCTTCTGGTGGTATCCACGTATGGCACATGCCCGCGCTGGTAGAAATCTTTGGTGATGACTCCGTACTACAATTCGGTGGTGGTACTCTGGGACACCCTTGGGGTAACGCTCCTGGTGCAACCGCTAACCGCGTCGCCTTGGAAGCCGTTGTTCAAGCTCGTAACGAAGGCCGTAACTTGGCTCGTGAAGGTAACGATATCATCCGCGAAGCAGCCAAGTGGTCTCCTGAACTGGCTGTTGCTTGCGAACTGTGGAAAGAAATCAAGTTCGAGTTTGAAGCAATGGATACCGTCTGA